A single region of the Raphanus sativus cultivar WK10039 chromosome 1, ASM80110v3, whole genome shotgun sequence genome encodes:
- the LOC108814618 gene encoding glutamate dehydrogenase 1: MAWILDEYSNFHGYSPAVVTGKPIDLGGSLGRDAATGRGVMFGTEALLNEHGKSISGQRFVIQGFGNVGSWAAKLISEQGGKIVAVSGITGAFLNEHGKNKDGIDTESLLNYTKEHRGVKGFDGAHPIDANSILVKDCDIFVLCFFELRKTRD; this comes from the exons ATGGCTTGGATTCTTGATGAGTACTCTAATTTCCATGGTTACTCTCCTGCAGTTGTCACTGGAAAACCCATT GATCTTGGTGGATCACTCGGGAGAGACGCAGCTACTGGAAGAGGAGTGATGTTTGGAACCGAAGCTTTGCTTAACGAGCACGGCAAGAGCATCTCAGGGCAACGTTTTGTCATCCAG GGGTTTGGGAATGTAGGGTCATGGGCGGCGAAGCTGATAAGTGAGCAAGGTGGGAAGATAGTTGCGGTGAGTGGCATTACCGGAGCTTTTCTTAACGAGCACGGCAagaacaaggatggtattgATACCGAGAGCTTGCTTAACTATACCAAAGAACATAGAGGTGTTAAAGGGTTCGATGGTGCGCATCCCATCGATGCAAACTCGATACTGGTCAAGGATTGTGATATATTTGTTCTATGCTTTTTTGAGTTAAGAAAAACAAGGGATTGA